The window GTAGTTGTACTTGTAGATCTTTTCGTCATCTTCGGCCGCTGGGTGAATGAACACGCCGCAGACGCAAACCAGATCTTCGCACTGGTCCTTTGGAATGATGCCTTCGCTGACGGCATCGGCAACAGCTTGTGCAACGGCGGCTTGAGCAGGTCCGAACATTTGGACGGCTTGCTTCATTCCTTTGATCGTGACCTTGGTCACCATCACGGTCGATGGCTTGACGGCAACGTTGGGCTCGAGAACGGCCAACAGGTTGGTGTGACCTTCGCTTTGGTTGGCCAGAGCGTTGGCGAACGCCATGCCAACAGGTCCGTCCTTGCTGCCGATCATGAGATCGATGTGAGAAATTTCGTTGCCGTCACCGACGAGGGATTCACCAATGTGGAATTGCATGACAAGATGCCTTTGGAGAGGGGAAACAAACGCCCAAAGAGTTACCGGTGGGAACACATGGTCCTTACCCCACACGCAGGATGAACACACCAATGGCGATGGGTGGGTCGGGCAGGCTCGAAACGGTAACAAACCCCCGCGACGGTGAAAACCGCCCCGCGATTCTGCTGGCGGGGGCGTCTGTCCGCTGGGCTGCGCAGTCACTGCGTCGTGGCATGCCAAATTCACGGGTCATCGGTCTGGATTGGTTTGGCGATTCTGACACCCGAATGGTTTGCGACCAATTTCATCCTTTTCAGACTGGCGAAGATTCCCAGGAAAATCTTTCGCAACAGATCCAATCAGTCGCGAATTTGCATGCCGCTCGCACAATTCATGTCGGCGGGCTCCAGGTTCCTGGCGGGGGAAAACCTTGGCAACGATGGAATCGTTTGCAAGCAATTGTTCGTGAAATCGCCGCCGGATCGGATTGCGGCGAATTCCCCGTCGCAACTCCGATCACCTATCAATGCTCCGCTGGTCGATGCAGCTTGACCGGTGCGAATGATGGTGTCGTTGTCGTCGGCGATCTGATTGCCCAGACGTCGGGGCGACCCATTCACTGGCTTTGGAAGGAGACGAACTCCACCGGCGGAATGGGAGTTCGTTCGGTGGCGCCATCCAATATGTCAAATTCGAAGACAAGCGATGGATGGATGCAACAACGCGTGGCCGGGCGTTCGTACGGGTTGGTGGCAATTGCCAGTGCCGACCAAACACGCATATTGGGGATCACCGTTGGGCTGCACCAAAGGTTCGATGATCGGCCGTTTGTTTATTCCGGCTCTCGCGGTCCGGTGTCACGAATTGGAGACGCCGGTGTCAGTGACGTACCCTGGCGTCATTTGCAAACACTGAGTGAACAAGTCGCAAAATCGTTTTCGCTTCGTGGGTTGTTCAACCTCGATTTCATTCGCGACGCATCCGGGCGATGGTGGTTGCTGGAACTGAACGCACGTCCGAGTGCGTCGTGCGAAGTGATCGAGCGCTGGGCAACGGATGCTGGTTGGTTGGCCCCGGATGATTCGTTGATGCGAATGCACATGGAGGCGATCGATGGTGGTGACTCAACGAGCCGATTTGATGGGGATTCACAAACAGCGGTTTGGTCTTCGCCAATTGTTCGCACTCAGTGGAACAAGCGAATCGTGTTCGCCAATCGAGAAGGTGTCGTCGACGTTGGTAGGATTCGAAGGCGATTGTGTGCCGAATCAATCATCATCGAACTCGCTGACCTTCCTACTGAACGTACCCGAGTTGCAATCGGTGAGCCGATCATGACGTTGTTGCTTCGAGTTGATGACCGCGCAAAAAAAATGGCCTCGGCGCAACTGCGCCGGGCCATTCGGATTGTTCAGGGTGAACTACTTCCGTAGCAACACCGCCCAGTCCTGATCCGCATCCGCGGGAGGCTGTCCGATCTCAACGGAACCACCACCGGAAACCGTTTTGACGGATCCCGATTGAAGATCGCCGCCGATGCGAGCGTTGTACCAATGAACTTGGAACTCACCGTCGGCATCACTCAAATCGATCGAAGTGGTGCCACCATTGGGCAAGTAGACCACGTACGCTTCGCCAGCTTTCGCCAAGCAGTACTTCGAGTTGTCGTGCTTTTCATTGCCCACCAACTCGTCTGCGTTGACCATCTCCCAAAACGGAACTGCGTTGTTTTGGAAGAACTCGATGGCGACTCGGCAAGCGTCCCAGCTTTGATCGCGACTGCGCCAATCTTCGCAGCCGAGATCATTCTCGTCGTATTGGTAGCCGAAGTAGTATTCGACTCCGCCGCCGCCACCCATGAAGTTACCCCACAGCGTTTGCTTGCGGACTTCATGTTGGGTGTAGGTCATCTTGCCAGTCTTGTCGCGACCGTCGTAGCCACGGTAACCAAGGTCGGGGCACTGACCGTGAGCGGCCGATCCAGACTCGTCAAAGGCAACCACCCAAGGTTTTCCAGCCTCACGGGCTTTCTCGCTCCACTTCACGGTTTGCCAGTGAGTGTCTTTGATGTGGCTGTTTTGCAGCGACACACCTGTCAGATTCGACTTGTCACCAAGCAACGGATCGTACTTCTTGTCTTGCTCACCCGGGTAAGTGTGCAAGACACGATGATGACCGTACGGATCCATCTCTTCGATGTAGTTCAACATCGCGAGGTGTTCGTCGGTGGTTTGCGTCGTTTCTTCGGCGAGGTTCCAGTTCAATGCCAAGTTGTGACCGAAGCGAGCGATGATCTCTCGCAAATACAGCTTTCGCTGTGACCCGAGTTTGCCACCATCGAGCGATTCAGGTTTGAAGCCTTTGGCCTTTTGCCCTTGCCGATGGTCATCGTTCTCGGTTTCCTGCAACTTGAAGTGCAGGTACATGCCGTTTTCAGTTCCATGGTCAAAGACGATGCCCCACTGATCCAGCTTGCTGCAATCATAGTGAAGTTTGTCATCACGCTGAATGAAAGGCCAAACGTTGTCGCCGTCGCCACCCGCGTTGTAGGTCAGGAATGAAAATGCATTGCAGCCCTTTGATGAAAGGTAGTTGACCGCACCGATCAAACCCTTGCCTTGTCCGTCTTTCCAGGTCGGATCACCACGACGCCAATCGCCAAGGTGCGGTTCATATTTCTTCAAAGGAACCTTGCCGGGTTTGCCAGCGACGGTTCCATCGAATTCAGCATAACCAAGCAGCGTTTCTGGAGCGTCCGCACCAGCTTTGAGGAAATACTGGCCGGTGCCCGCGAATTGGAGGTGCGATTGGTTGACGTATCGAAGTCGACCATGTGCACGGAAGTCACGTCCGGATTTGTTCGTCTTTGCGACATTGAACGTTCCGGTCTTTCCGTTGAATGCAGCCACCGTTTTGGCCGATGCATCGCGATCGATCGCAGCATCTTTTCCAGTCGCGAAATGAACGGTGTAAGTCCACTCGCCCGTTTCGTCAGGAGCAAAGTGAGCTCGCCACTGGGTGCCCGATTCAGCCGATGTATTGGCAGCATTTCCATCGGCGGCAAAGTATCCCGGTACCAAATATTGCTTGCCGCTTTCATGTTTGAATTCGACTTCCATCCGATGATCCAAGTATGGGTTCGGAGTGTTGTCTTGCTCGTGAGCGTAGGGACCGTTGAGAGTGACGGTGACCTTGTGCCACATGCGTTTTTCACCGGTGACCTGAACGCTACCGTCGCCGTCTTTTTCGCGAGGCATTTGTAGAGGTTGATCACTGACCGGTTTGGTGGGGCTGCCGGTGCGGTCGTTGGACTCAGCAGAAGTCTTCGCGGCAACGAGGTGATTCTCTTTCGCGAAATTGGCTGCCGCCTTCGCGGTCGCTTCGTTGGCTGGAGTAAATGTCAATTCGCTCCAACGGGCCCGGCTGTATTCTGCTCCATCCGCTGATGCGATCTTCGAAGCGACTTCCAGTTCAGCTCCTTCGGTGATCTGAACGTTCGCAAATGTTTGGTGGAATTGTTTGCCTTCGGCAAAGGTTTGGTCCGCCATCGGACAAGTGAAGGAACCAATCGACTCTTTGTCAGCCGATACCGAGTAGGTGGATTGACCGTCGTTCTCACCCACCGCCTTCAAAGTGACGTCGTAACGTCCACTGGGAAAAGGAAAGACCTTCTTCGCAGCAGCGGATTGATTGCGATCAGGATTGATTGCCAACCATTTGCCTTGGTCCAAGTAGTAACCACCGGATTTGAATTCAAACTCCTTCGCCGGAAGCGAAAGGACTTGCGTGGTCGCATTTTCCTTCGGCTTGTTCGACTTACCGGCCGGAGGTCGTTGGAAACTGCTGTCGGTCGTCATCAACCATTGGTCGAACTCAAACCCATCTTCTCGCATGGAGAAGTGAATTTTGTGTTCGCCGGGCTCATGAATGTCGAGGAAGATCTTGCCGGGCTCACCGCAGTGTTGAGCCTCAGTTCGTTGCTTGCTGTCCCAGTACCAAGAGTGTTTTCCCTGACACCATTGCAGGCGTTGCCCTGATTCAGGCCAGGTGCCATCGATGCCGACGTGCAATCCGTTGTCTTCGCTGCCGGTCGAATAGGCTCGTACCCAAACGTAGTAACGACCAGGAGTCTGGACATTCACCCGATAGGTCAGCACTGCCATTTTGCCGGGTTGCGGCGAAAAGTTGGTTCCGTGAATCAGTTTGTCCGCGTGTGTTCGCCGTGTGTCCGGCAAGATCTCCAGGTACGCCCCGCCACTGGCATCGGACGCGTGAGAAGGATCTCCATCGGGTTGGACTGAAGGAGCCGATTCAGCGGTTGTCAAATAGAAGGCGCGTTTGTCGGTGTTGGTTTGTGAAGCAAAGTCTTCCGCTTCGACTTTCAAAAACCCGTTTGCTTCCGTGAACACAGCGTCTGGTTTTTGGGCCGCGACACTGACGCACCAGGTGGCTGTGACAGCCAAAGCAAAGACTGTTTGCAGCGTAAGGAATTTACGTAATCTACACACTTGCATGGTGTTAGGACTCCTTGAGGGGGTGATAGGAGCGACCAATCTAGTTCAGTGGTTGCGGAATTAACAGCGATCGCTTGCAAGGTTGTTTTGACGATCGCAGTCCACTACAAACGGGAGGTCGCTTCCGCTCCTTTTAACCATGAAGTAGAGACAGATGGACATCGAAAAATACATGGCCAACGTCAAAAAGTACGTGCCCAATCCCAGCGAAGACGCGGTGGAATCTTTGGCCAACCATCTGCGGTTGGCTTTAGCGAACCGTGACTCAGCAATCGTCGCGGCCTCTGACCCTGAAGAACTGGCCAGCATCAAACGTGGTTACTGTTCGGTGAACCTCGATTTGACATCCGAAGAGGCCGACGCAGCCATCGCGAAGGTGTGCAAGATCATGCAAGGCGACAAGTCAAAATGTCGCGTCACGTTCTACTATTTGTTGGCACAAGAAAGCGATACGATGAGCCGCGTGGCGGGATGATGATTTTCTAATGCGCTAAACTTTCGCGAGGTATCGGTTCATGTTTTTTGCGAGTGACAATTGGGCCGGTGCCGCCGATCCAATTGCGGAATCCTTGAGCCGCCACGCGAAGGGGATGTCGCCCGCCTACGGGACGAGCGACTTGGATCAACGACTCGAACAACGTTTCAACGATTTGTTCGAGACCGAGCTGGAAGTCTTTTTTGTCGGTACCGGTACCGCCGCGAATTCGTTGGCTCTGTCCGCCGTTAACCGACCGGGTGGCTTTGTGCTTTGCCACCGTGATGCTCATCTGATCGAAGATGAATGTGGGGCCCCCGAATTCTTCACCTCGGGGGCTCGTCTGGCACCCGTCTCGGGAGACCTGGGAAGGATTTGCCCGCGAGCCTTGCAAAAGCAACTGCGGCGGTTCGATCCCAATTTTGTTCACCATGGACAACCGATGGCGGTCAGCATCACGCAAGCGACCGAAGTGGGAACGGTATACAACGTTGATCAGCTGAAAGAGATCAGTGGCATCGTCCATGACCATAAGTTGCCGCTTCACATGGACGGTGCGCGTTTCGCGAACGCGCTCGTCCATTTGGATCTGACACCCGCAGAGATGACATGGAAAGCGGGTGTCGATGTGTTGTCGTTTGGCGGTACGAAGAACGGTTGCTGGTGTGCAGAAGCCATCATCTTCTTTCGTCCTGAGTTGGCCAAGCAAATGCCATTCATTCGGAAACGAGCGGCGCAGCTGTTTTCAAAGACTCGTTTTATCGCCGCTCAGTTCCACGCTTACCTGGATGACGATCTTTGGCTCGGCTTGGCTCGGCATGCAAATAGGATGGCATCGCGTTTGGCCGATGGAATTGAGAAGTCTTCCGCTGCGGAACTCGCTTGGCAAAACGAAACAAACGAAGTGTTCGTGGTGATGGAAAAATCGCGAGCAGAAAGCTTGCAAGCAGCGGGGGCCCGTTTCTATCCCTGGCCGACTCCGAATGACTCCACGACGGACCCACCTGAGGGGCATGCGATGTACCGATTTGTGACCTCGTTCTGCACGGATCCCGCCGAAATTGATCAATTCCTGGGTTTACTGGGTTAGGCGACTACGGAGTCCCGAATGTGTCCTACGTTTGAACGTCATCTCAAACTCGGCACTCATTTCACGGACTGATCCCAACCTATGCCCATCGAATCTCTTCGCTTGTTGTTGGTCGAAGACAATGACTTGGATGCGATGTTCATCACACGGGTGTTCCAACGCTCCACGATGTTCGATGCCGAGATCGTTCGAGCGTGTTCGCTCAGTGAAGCTCTTGAAAAGACCGAACAATCGGACTTCGACGTTGTCCTGCTGGATTTAGGGTTGCCTGACAGCAGCGGACTGCAATCAATCCGCGCGATTCGGGAACGAGTCACATCGATTCCTATCGTTGTCCAAACCGGCGACGATCGAGTCGAAACCGGGTTCGCCGCAATCGAAGCGGGCGCTCAAGACTTCTTATCCAAGAACGACTTGAAGGATCACTTGCTGACGCGATTGACGATCCATGCCATTCTGCGTCAGCGTCAAATGCTGGAACTTCAAGAGGCTTCTCACATCGACTCGATGACGGGAATCGCCAATCGACGCCGCTGTGATATTGAATTCCAAACCCGGTTGGAGTTGTTTTCACAAAGCGGTGTTCCGTTTTGCGTTGCCATCGTTGACATTGACTGTTTTAAATCGATCAATGATTCCGGCGGTCACGATTTGGGTGACCACGTCATCTGCAAAGTCGGTCAAGAACTTCGTGAAATCAGCCGGCCCGGTGACCTGGTGGCTCGGATCGGTGGCGAGGAGTTCGCAATCATCTTTACAAACACGTCGATTGATGAACTCGGAACGCTTCAGCAGCAACATCGAAAGGCGATTGAGCGATTGGACTTTCACCCCGAAAACATCAGGGTGACTGTCAGTGTTGGTGGCACATGTGTGCTGGCTTCTGATGACAGCCGTTCTGCTTTTCGCCGAGCGGACCTGGCCTTGTACGCCGCAAAGAAAAACGGACGCAATCAATGCAAGATCGAGACCGCCATTCGGCCCGCGTGCAGCGGCCAAATTGCCTGAGTTCGCTTAAACGCGGATTCCGAGTTTTGCTTCCATTTGCTCCAGCGAGATGCCCTTGGTTTCAGGCAACATCGTGATGACCCAAAGTCCTTGCAGGACCATCATGAAGCAGAAAAAGCCGAAGATGGCAGCGGGATGAAACGTCTCCACCACGGCCGGAAAAACAAGCGTCAGCAATGCCGCAAAGATCCAGTGCGTGAAGCTTCCCAGCGATTGACCCGCGGCACGATGCTCGTTGGGAAAGACTTCTGAGATCAGCACCCAAATGACCGCACCCTGCCCCATCGCGTGCGATGCGATGAAGGCGAAAATGCATGCGGGAACAATGCTAAATGTTTCGGATTGAAAGGCGTAGGCGCACGTCCCCAGCGACAGGATGTAGCCCGCCGAACCAATCAGTAGCAACGTGCGACGACCCAGTCGGTCGATCAAATACAAGCCCACAAAGGTGAAGATCAGGTTGGTGATACCAATGCCGATCGATTGCAAAAGAGCGGCTTGTTCGCCCATACCGGCCAATTCAAAAATTCGCGGTGAGAAGTATAGAACGGCATTGATTCCAGAAAGCTGATTGAAAAACGCGACGAGGAATGCAATGGATATGGGAGTGAATAGTCGACGGCTCCAAAACGGTTCCGCGGGAGTCAGGTCCGACTCGGCACGGAGAGAGGCGACAATTTCATCGACCGTCCTTTGCACCTCTTCATCGGACGCATCTGGCCGTAGTTGTTTCAGAACCGACATGCCGGCCGCTTGGTCTTTCTTGACCGCGATCAACCATCGAGGGCTGGATGGCAACGAAATGCACATGACGGTGAAGATCAAAGCGGGGATCGCTTCCACCGCCAACATCCATCGCCAAGCATTCTCGTTACCCCAGGTGCCAATCAGATAATTGGACGCGAACGCGACCATGATTCCAAAGACGATGTTGAATTGAAACAATCCAGTCAAAGTCCCGCGATGTTTCGGTGGCGAGATTTCAGAGATGTATAGCGGAGCCGCGACGGTAGAAATTCCAACGCCTAAGCCGCCGATGAAGCGAGCGATCATGAACGAGAAAACGTCGGTCGCGAAACCTGACCAGATCGCCGAAACCAAGTACAGAATTCCGATCCAGAGCAACGTCTTTTTGCGTCCAAATTTGTCAGTTGGCCAACCGCCGACCAAGGATCCGATGACGGTCCCCCACAACGCGGCGCTCAGAGCAAGACCGTGTTGGAAATCACCCAGCGCCCACAGACCCTGGATGGCTTTTTCAGCTCCGGAAATAACGACTGTGTCAAAGCCGAACAAAAACCCCGCCAAGGACGACGTCAAACTCCACAGGAAAACACGCTGATTCAATTTTGATTGCCCGATGTTGGAACGTTGCTCGTCGGAGGCACGCTGCTCAACCGCCGTGCCAATGATTTCGCGCCGACCGAGCGTTTGCGTGCCCGCCGTTCCAAAGTCTAGCAAGACTTCATTCGGGTATGTTCACCGCTGTGGATGAGTGTTCATGGGATGCGGCGTTGGCTGGTTCGCCATCAGGCGGAGTGTCGTGGCGCAAACGCGTCAGTTCCTTCGCGGCGTGATAACGCGAAGCGATTCCCGGTTGTGGGTACAAACCGCCACCAAGCAGCAACAACGTCAGCAGCAGAATCGCGAAACGTTCAGCAGGGCGAGCCCGCATCGAAACCAAAGTTCGATTTTCGCGACCGGTGAATACTCGGAAATAGGCGAGCAACACCGCGATGCCGCATAACGCCGTTGCGATCACCACCATCGTCCCAACCAACGGGTAAACCTCGACCGCGCCTTCGATCAGTAGTTCCATTCCAACGAACCCGATCGTTGCAGGGAATCCAATTGATGCGAGTCCGGTCAGCAGAAAGAATCCTGCCAGCATCGGCATTTGTGCGTAGAGACCGTGGAACTCGTCCAACGAAAAACGAGAAATTCTTGCTTCGATGCATCGCAACGTGATCCCAAATCCGGTCAGCGACATGGCCACCGACAACCACAAGCTCAACGCACCGGTCAGTCCGGTAGGCGTGACCAGTTCCAGTCCAACCAAAATCAACGAAGACTGAGACAGAAGCAAGAAGCAGAACATTCGGCGAGCGTCCGATTGCACCAACGCCATCGCACCGGCATACACCGCCGTGAACAAGGATAAAACCGCGATGCTTTGCAACGCCCACGAAGGAGCAATCGGCAAAACCAATCGCATCACCGCGTAAGCACCCACCAAGGGAGTTGTGTGCAAAATCGCGGTGCCAAAGGTGGCCTTTTCGAACAGATCCGTCATCCACAAGTGCAACGGGAAAATGCCACTTCGAAGCAGACCCGCCGCGGTCAGCAACGCACCTGGAATCAGAATGGCGGTGGTGCCGGAGTCGACCAGCGTCAACCACCCATAACCAACGACCAGCAACCCAGCGAACAGGCCCATGTGCAAACAATAAATCCGTGTGCACCGCTGGCGACGTCGCAGTTCCAAGAAAGGCGGAATGGTGGAAGCGATCAACAACGCGACTAATGCCCATGATGCGCGACAACTGAACGTTGCCAACACCAACGACTCTGAAATCAATGCCAACTCAAGCGAGAAACGTGGTGCCTTTGTGCGAAGCGTTGATAGCACGATGACCATGAAAATCAACGCTGCCAACGGAAGCTGAAATGCACTCAGTTCGTCAATCACGAAAACATCCGGCGGAAAGATCCAGCTCAGAAATTGCCAGTGGTCGTGAGCTTCGAATGCGCCGACCATGGTGAAGTCGACCAGTTCGCCAATCGTCAACAACAATGTCACGATGCAGATGACAACGGTGTCCCGCAACGCGCGTTCGCTGTTGCTGCGGAGTTGCAACCAGACGGCACCGAGCAGTGGAACGAGAATCGAACATTCGATCCAGGGAAAATGCAGTTCAGACAACGATGGGGATCCCTATGCGGCGGTGGAGATGTCTTGTGGCGTGTTGTCGTCAAAACCAGACTCATCGGTTTCGACGTTGGAATCAGGTTCCCGCGAGAGAAAACGAGTGATCCGTTCTTCCGTTCGATTGCAGGCGAGGAAGAAACCCACGAATGGTCCCGCAATCCAACGATCCAGGGCAATGTCCATGAAGCCTCGGTCAAACCCGAATCGATAACACCAACGTTGGACTGGTTTTGGCAACCAGCCCACACCTGACCAAGGTTGTTGCTGCAAGCGAGAACCAATTTTATTCTCGAGGTCGTTGTAGTCTCGAAGCAGGGTTGGAGCCCTGAGCAACTGCATCGTTCGCAATGTCGCATGCCCCATGATGTGAATGAGCGCGAGGTAACGCAGGCCCAATCCGATTTCGACGACGATGATTCCGACCTGAGTCAGAGACGCATACGCGAGCGACGTTTTTACATCGGTTTGCACCCGAGACATCAAGGCGCCTCCGATGGCCGAAATGACGCCGAGTGAGAGGACCATCACTTGCAATGCGAGTGAAGCTTCCAACAAGGGGCTGAGACGAAGCAACAAATAGGCACCCAAATGAACCGACAAAGCCCCGTAGAAGATTGCACTCGACGGAGTTGGCCCTTCCATCGCGCGCGGCAACCAACCGCTGAATGGAAAGAGTGCCGATTTCCCTGCTGCACCGATCAGCAACAACGTGCCCACCAAGAGTGCCTGGGATGAAGTCACTGCCGCGGTTCCTTCCGGCCAGATTCCTGAGTTCATCAGACCGCCGAAATCGCCTTCGCCGACCATGTGATGCATCGTGATCGCGGCAATCAACAAAGCGGCATCCGAGAGCCGATAGATCGTCCAAACGCGTTGTCCATTTCGAACCGGATTTTCGCGTTCGTGGAAATAGGCGATCAGCAAGGCAGACGACAATCCCACCATTTCCCATCCAACAAACAATGTTTCAATGGTGCCCGCCAGCGAAGACAGGACCATCCCGCAGTAGAAGATCGCGTAGAACAAAAAGAACCGAGCAAAGCCTTGTTCGCGATGCAAGTATCGCCGCGTGAACTCTCCGACGACGCCGCATAGCACACACGAGAGCATCAAGAACGGAATGCTCAGTCGATCGAAGGTGAACTTCAAATGAAAGTGAAAGGCTTGTTCCGGAATCGTCACCCAATTCCCAAATTCGATCGGAACGTTTCGGATTCCCGTCGCCAACATCGCGATCAAAATCGCAATCGCAGGAATGAGAGCAAGCAACACCGATGTTTGCGTGAGCCGAACCGTCGCTGTTTCGCTGAGCGGGCGATTGAAAAGCAAGGTCAACCCCATCACCGCCAGCAGCAACACGGGGCTGGCAACCACGGCGGTGCCCAGCACATGAAAGAAAATGTCCAGTGTGTTCATACCAAAACCTCCGATGTGTTCGCGTCGGACTCGGATGAACTCACAGGCGTTTTGATCTCAGATTCTTGAATGGTCGCAAACCCGAGGTGGTCACGTTGGCCTCTGTACCAATGCATCGAGGACTGGACCGTTGGGATCTCACGATCGGTGACCACGTGCGGTTCAAAATGTCCGTCGATGTATCTCTGGATGGTGTAGGTCGACGGATCGAGGATGGCGAGCTGAACCCAGTTGCCTTCGACCATTCGCCGGATGCCTTCGTTTTCGGAAATGATCTTTTTAAGCATCTCTGGAGTGGTTTCGATGACAAACAAAATTCGCATCGGTTCGTGAATCTCAACCATTTGCTGTGAGAGACCCGGTCGCAGATCGCTGGCCGCACCTGTCATGACGCCGACCATGGACGCCACATTGTGCGGCAACTTCGATCCACACCCGTAACCTTCAACGTCCACCGTCGAGAAGTAGTATTCCAAGCTGATGCCACCGCAAACCGGAATCGCAGCTTGCAAGATGCGAGTGAGAATGTGTCCGTTTTCGTCATCCACCGTCGGGTCGTATTCGGTCACGAATGCTCTGCGATCCATGAACAAACCTCGCGACCAGTCACGTCGACCCACCGTGACCAATGCGTTGGTCGCGTGGTTGTATTCCGGTCGCGCTTGCGACAAATCTTCTGCGCGTTCCTCAACATGTTCGAGAGCTTCCTGAGGCGTCAAATCCAATGGAGCCGACTCAAATCGGCGGGCTCGTTCGTGAGCGTTGCGGGCTCGCGTTTCGATGACATCCGATTCAATTCGTCGGAACAGCTCACGAAGTGACCGCGGCAAGAGATCCAAATCGTAGTAGTCGACGTCGTCATTGCA of the Rhodopirellula baltica SH 1 genome contains:
- a CDS encoding DUF2853 family protein; amino-acid sequence: MANVKKYVPNPSEDAVESLANHLRLALANRDSAIVAASDPEELASIKRGYCSVNLDLTSEEADAAIAKVCKIMQGDKSKCRVTFYYLLAQESDTMSRVAG
- a CDS encoding threonine aldolase family protein, whose protein sequence is MFFASDNWAGAADPIAESLSRHAKGMSPAYGTSDLDQRLEQRFNDLFETELEVFFVGTGTAANSLALSAVNRPGGFVLCHRDAHLIEDECGAPEFFTSGARLAPVSGDLGRICPRALQKQLRRFDPNFVHHGQPMAVSITQATEVGTVYNVDQLKEISGIVHDHKLPLHMDGARFANALVHLDLTPAEMTWKAGVDVLSFGGTKNGCWCAEAIIFFRPELAKQMPFIRKRAAQLFSKTRFIAAQFHAYLDDDLWLGLARHANRMASRLADGIEKSSAAELAWQNETNEVFVVMEKSRAESLQAAGARFYPWPTPNDSTTDPPEGHAMYRFVTSFCTDPAEIDQFLGLLG
- a CDS encoding DUF5060 domain-containing protein, with the protein product MFTEANGFLKVEAEDFASQTNTDKRAFYLTTAESAPSVQPDGDPSHASDASGGAYLEILPDTRRTHADKLIHGTNFSPQPGKMAVLTYRVNVQTPGRYYVWVRAYSTGSEDNGLHVGIDGTWPESGQRLQWCQGKHSWYWDSKQRTEAQHCGEPGKIFLDIHEPGEHKIHFSMREDGFEFDQWLMTTDSSFQRPPAGKSNKPKENATTQVLSLPAKEFEFKSGGYYLDQGKWLAINPDRNQSAAAKKVFPFPSGRYDVTLKAVGENDGQSTYSVSADKESIGSFTCPMADQTFAEGKQFHQTFANVQITEGAELEVASKIASADGAEYSRARWSELTFTPANEATAKAAANFAKENHLVAAKTSAESNDRTGSPTKPVSDQPLQMPREKDGDGSVQVTGEKRMWHKVTVTLNGPYAHEQDNTPNPYLDHRMEVEFKHESGKQYLVPGYFAADGNAANTSAESGTQWRAHFAPDETGEWTYTVHFATGKDAAIDRDASAKTVAAFNGKTGTFNVAKTNKSGRDFRAHGRLRYVNQSHLQFAGTGQYFLKAGADAPETLLGYAEFDGTVAGKPGKVPLKKYEPHLGDWRRGDPTWKDGQGKGLIGAVNYLSSKGCNAFSFLTYNAGGDGDNVWPFIQRDDKLHYDCSKLDQWGIVFDHGTENGMYLHFKLQETENDDHRQGQKAKGFKPESLDGGKLGSQRKLYLREIIARFGHNLALNWNLAEETTQTTDEHLAMLNYIEEMDPYGHHRVLHTYPGEQDKKYDPLLGDKSNLTGVSLQNSHIKDTHWQTVKWSEKAREAGKPWVVAFDESGSAAHGQCPDLGYRGYDGRDKTGKMTYTQHEVRKQTLWGNFMGGGGGVEYYFGYQYDENDLGCEDWRSRDQSWDACRVAIEFFQNNAVPFWEMVNADELVGNEKHDNSKYCLAKAGEAYVVYLPNGGTTSIDLSDADGEFQVHWYNARIGGDLQSGSVKTVSGGGSVEIGQPPADADQDWAVLLRK
- a CDS encoding sugar porter family MFS transporter is translated as MNQRVFLWSLTSSLAGFLFGFDTVVISGAEKAIQGLWALGDFQHGLALSAALWGTVIGSLVGGWPTDKFGRKKTLLWIGILYLVSAIWSGFATDVFSFMIARFIGGLGVGISTVAAPLYISEISPPKHRGTLTGLFQFNIVFGIMVAFASNYLIGTWGNENAWRWMLAVEAIPALIFTVMCISLPSSPRWLIAVKKDQAAGMSVLKQLRPDASDEEVQRTVDEIVASLRAESDLTPAEPFWSRRLFTPISIAFLVAFFNQLSGINAVLYFSPRIFELAGMGEQAALLQSIGIGITNLIFTFVGLYLIDRLGRRTLLLIGSAGYILSLGTCAYAFQSETFSIVPACIFAFIASHAMGQGAVIWVLISEVFPNEHRAAGQSLGSFTHWIFAALLTLVFPAVVETFHPAAIFGFFCFMMVLQGLWVITMLPETKGISLEQMEAKLGIRV
- a CDS encoding ATP-grasp domain-containing protein — protein: MNTPMAMGGSGRLETVTNPRDGENRPAILLAGASVRWAAQSLRRGMPNSRVIGLDWFGDSDTRMVCDQFHPFQTGEDSQENLSQQIQSVANLHAARTIHVGGLQVPGGGKPWQRWNRLQAIVREIAAGSDCGEFPVATPITYQCSAGRCSLTGANDGVVVVGDLIAQTSGRPIHWLWKETNSTGGMGVRSVAPSNMSNSKTSDGWMQQRVAGRSYGLVAIASADQTRILGITVGLHQRFDDRPFVYSGSRGPVSRIGDAGVSDVPWRHLQTLSEQVAKSFSLRGLFNLDFIRDASGRWWLLELNARPSASCEVIERWATDAGWLAPDDSLMRMHMEAIDGGDSTSRFDGDSQTAVWSSPIVRTQWNKRIVFANREGVVDVGRIRRRLCAESIIIELADLPTERTRVAIGEPIMTLLLRVDDRAKKMASAQLRRAIRIVQGELLP
- the fae gene encoding formaldehyde-activating enzyme codes for the protein MQFHIGESLVGDGNEISHIDLMIGSKDGPVGMAFANALANQSEGHTNLLAVLEPNVAVKPSTVMVTKVTIKGMKQAVQMFGPAQAAVAQAVADAVSEGIIPKDQCEDLVCVCGVFIHPAAEDDEKIYKYNYEATKDALKSAMQGKPSADDMLAKKDTAAHPFKGF
- a CDS encoding GGDEF domain-containing protein, which codes for MPIESLRLLLVEDNDLDAMFITRVFQRSTMFDAEIVRACSLSEALEKTEQSDFDVVLLDLGLPDSSGLQSIRAIRERVTSIPIVVQTGDDRVETGFAAIEAGAQDFLSKNDLKDHLLTRLTIHAILRQRQMLELQEASHIDSMTGIANRRRCDIEFQTRLELFSQSGVPFCVAIVDIDCFKSINDSGGHDLGDHVICKVGQELREISRPGDLVARIGGEEFAIIFTNTSIDELGTLQQQHRKAIERLDFHPENIRVTVSVGGTCVLASDDSRSAFRRADLALYAAKKNGRNQCKIETAIRPACSGQIA